A stretch of Andreesenia angusta DNA encodes these proteins:
- a CDS encoding ABC transporter ATP-binding protein, which yields MAVIEVKNLTKRYGKSRGIEDVSIEVKEGEIFGFIGPNGSGKSTFIRTLLNFLYPTSGSGNVLGFDIERESHKLKEKVGYVPSEVKYYEETKVVDLIEYAKSFYSEVDECYIDMIVQDLKVDLDKKIGELSYGNKKKVAIVQALMGSPKLLILDEPTNGLDPLIQKKLFEVLRKEKEKGNTVFLSSHNLTEVESLCDRVAIIKQGRIVDTVDLSVLKEQFGLVVEVSGDLTKEDVLKISKEMMLESESHYIFTYSGDVNSLVDWAKDYSLKKLLVEEQNLESEFMKYYLGEGEGYERV from the coding sequence ATGGCTGTAATAGAGGTGAAAAACCTGACTAAAAGGTACGGAAAAAGCAGGGGGATAGAGGATGTAAGCATAGAAGTGAAAGAAGGAGAGATATTCGGCTTTATAGGGCCTAATGGTTCCGGAAAGTCAACGTTTATAAGGACCTTGCTCAACTTTCTCTACCCGACTTCAGGAAGCGGCAACGTGCTCGGTTTCGACATAGAGCGCGAAAGCCATAAGCTTAAGGAAAAAGTGGGCTATGTGCCAAGCGAAGTGAAGTACTACGAAGAGACTAAAGTGGTGGACTTGATAGAGTATGCCAAGAGCTTTTACTCTGAAGTAGATGAGTGTTACATAGATATGATAGTGCAGGATCTGAAGGTGGATTTGGACAAGAAGATAGGAGAGCTTAGCTATGGGAACAAGAAGAAGGTGGCCATAGTCCAGGCCCTTATGGGCAGTCCTAAGCTGCTGATACTGGACGAGCCCACAAATGGACTTGATCCGCTTATTCAGAAGAAGCTTTTCGAGGTATTGAGAAAGGAAAAAGAGAAGGGAAATACTGTTTTTCTGTCGTCCCATAACTTAACAGAGGTGGAGAGTCTCTGCGACAGGGTTGCGATCATAAAGCAGGGCAGGATAGTGGACACTGTGGACCTTAGCGTTTTAAAAGAGCAGTTTGGCCTTGTAGTGGAGGTAAGCGGCGATCTGACCAAAGAGGATGTACTGAAGATATCGAAAGAAATGATGCTAGAGAGCGAATCACACTACATATTCACCTACTCGGGCGATGTAAACAGCCTTGTGGACTGGGCCAAGGACTACAGCTTGAAAAAGCTGCTGGTGGAAGAGCAGAACCTAGAGAGCGAGTTCATGAAATACTATCTCGGGGAGGGAGAGGGATATGAACGTGTTTAA
- a CDS encoding ABC transporter permease subunit, which yields MNVFKFEIKRLLKSGIVWGVVNGLLVLLFMLFFPSMEKSGLQKVFEAELKSFPEGLMEAFGIDMGIDFTNISEYLAYVIQYIAMASGVYAIILGVNSLIKEETEGSIEFLYAQPIRRRTIVTNKLASNATIYALYLVILWAITALSCAAVKPDDTALAEVLKDVSYIILGMGFTGYVFMAVGFALSTVVRSSKGAVPMAMSVFFVTFIMGVLGKLKENLGFFKYLSPFEYASPSEVIRNGVELVNLSLGGIIILLGITVTYYLYERKDMRI from the coding sequence ATGAACGTGTTTAAATTTGAAATCAAGAGGCTTTTGAAGTCTGGAATAGTCTGGGGCGTTGTAAATGGACTGCTGGTACTGCTGTTTATGCTTTTCTTCCCTAGCATGGAGAAGTCCGGGCTTCAGAAAGTGTTTGAAGCTGAGCTAAAATCGTTTCCAGAAGGGCTTATGGAGGCGTTTGGGATAGATATGGGAATAGATTTCACTAATATATCAGAGTATCTGGCCTATGTAATACAGTATATAGCTATGGCAAGCGGCGTATACGCTATAATCCTGGGAGTGAACTCGCTCATAAAAGAAGAGACGGAAGGGAGCATAGAGTTCCTCTACGCACAGCCGATAAGAAGAAGGACTATAGTCACGAATAAGCTGGCTTCAAATGCAACTATATATGCGTTGTACTTGGTAATACTCTGGGCTATAACGGCGCTATCCTGCGCAGCTGTAAAGCCGGATGATACGGCGCTAGCTGAGGTGCTAAAGGATGTTTCATATATAATCTTGGGGATGGGCTTCACAGGTTATGTGTTCATGGCTGTAGGCTTTGCGCTGTCAACTGTGGTCCGAAGCTCTAAGGGGGCTGTACCCATGGCCATGTCTGTGTTTTTCGTGACTTTTATAATGGGGGTGTTGGGGAAGCTAAAAGAAAATCTGGGGTTTTTCAAATACCTTTCTCCTTTCGAGTACGCTTCGCCTTCCGAAGTGATCAGAAATGGAGTGGAACTTGTTAATTTATCTCTAGGTGGTATAATTATATTATTAGGTATAACTGTGACATACTACCTATATGAGAGAAAAGACATGAGAATTTAA
- a CDS encoding TraB/GumN family protein, whose amino-acid sequence MKFLKAKAMFLSAALVLTAAPIGSVYGAGEGIDQDVIESTVENAIDMSQGTKSKEATEDWAPPVIDNSPWAEKEVYDARVYGLVTYDLAKEVRGEISRADAAEAGVRLYERLTGDKIGGKLEDPFTDTDDRNVLKAYKLGIIKGVGKSKFNPDANVTRQDLAVIMYNSIWRSNPALAKGDMTSNFSDWGDVSGYAQPSMKYMLSNGIVKGKTETILDPKSNISKQETLIVAKRIYELMNESYDKTAKGLFYRVSDGKKDIYLLGSIHLGTENAYPISKKIRETFKDVENIAVEVNILEEAQLTDYIMSKATYPEGQSLKDDISPALYEEISKLLEEHKVLSIEDIEGYKPWYINMVLPMLVGLEDLEDTGIGEDIDYDNMTPEEIEELENLPYQYTPGIDKYFLEKAEQNSVDIVEIEGASYQIDMLSGMSKSTQEEILRTTVSQLVTGVDDQVTLDTMIAYWRAGDYASFESIIEMSMDSMPEEYNQALWHNRNREMANKVEEYLSDSDEDYFVVVGAGHLVGETSVVKELESKGYKVEAIR is encoded by the coding sequence GTGAAATTTCTAAAAGCTAAAGCTATGTTTTTATCTGCTGCACTAGTGCTTACGGCGGCTCCAATCGGTTCTGTGTACGGCGCGGGAGAAGGCATAGATCAGGATGTCATAGAGTCGACTGTGGAAAATGCGATAGATATGTCTCAGGGGACAAAGTCAAAGGAAGCAACAGAGGACTGGGCTCCTCCGGTTATAGATAACTCCCCTTGGGCGGAAAAAGAGGTTTACGACGCCAGGGTATATGGGCTTGTGACCTATGATCTGGCTAAAGAGGTGAGAGGCGAGATAAGCAGGGCTGACGCAGCGGAAGCTGGAGTGAGGCTGTATGAAAGGCTCACAGGGGACAAGATAGGAGGAAAGCTAGAGGACCCGTTTACAGACACAGACGACAGAAATGTGCTGAAAGCCTATAAGCTTGGGATCATAAAGGGCGTTGGGAAGTCCAAGTTCAATCCAGATGCAAATGTGACGAGACAGGATTTGGCTGTAATAATGTATAACTCCATATGGAGGTCCAACCCTGCGCTTGCCAAGGGAGATATGACCTCAAACTTCTCGGACTGGGGAGATGTCTCTGGCTATGCACAACCTTCTATGAAGTACATGCTCTCCAACGGCATAGTAAAGGGGAAGACTGAGACGATTCTAGATCCCAAGTCTAACATAAGCAAGCAGGAGACACTTATAGTGGCCAAGAGGATATACGAGCTTATGAATGAATCATATGACAAAACGGCAAAGGGTCTATTCTACAGAGTCTCAGACGGGAAAAAAGACATCTACTTGCTAGGGTCTATTCACCTTGGAACCGAGAATGCTTATCCGATATCGAAAAAAATAAGAGAGACATTCAAGGATGTTGAGAACATAGCTGTAGAGGTAAATATACTGGAGGAAGCTCAGCTGACGGACTACATCATGTCTAAGGCCACATACCCTGAAGGGCAGAGCTTGAAAGACGACATATCGCCAGCTCTATACGAGGAGATATCGAAGCTGCTGGAAGAGCATAAAGTGCTCAGCATAGAGGACATAGAGGGGTACAAGCCGTGGTATATAAATATGGTACTTCCTATGCTTGTGGGGCTTGAAGACCTGGAGGACACAGGGATTGGAGAAGATATAGACTACGACAACATGACGCCGGAGGAGATAGAGGAGCTGGAGAACCTTCCGTATCAGTACACCCCGGGAATAGACAAGTACTTCCTGGAAAAAGCAGAGCAGAACAGTGTGGATATAGTCGAGATAGAAGGCGCTTCGTACCAGATAGACATGCTGTCTGGAATGAGCAAGAGCACTCAGGAGGAGATACTGAGAACGACAGTCTCCCAGCTTGTGACAGGAGTGGACGATCAAGTGACGCTGGATACGATGATAGCGTACTGGAGAGCGGGAGACTATGCTTCATTTGAGAGCATAATAGAGATGTCTATGGACTCAATGCCTGAAGAGTACAATCAGGCGCTATGGCACAATAGAAACAGAGAGATGGCGAACAAGGTGGAAGAATACCTTTCAGATTCAGATGAAGATTATTTTGTGGTGGTAGGTGCTGGACACCTTGTGGGAGAGACTTCTGTAGTGAAGGAGCTAGAGTCGAAAGGCTACAAAGTTGAAGCTATAAGATAG
- a CDS encoding caspase family protein, with product MKKSFIATVASLVLGLVISTGVVAAEEPSFWASDSIERLKAEEKLASTMFSGYGENINRKDFAYLIYNLYEELTGDSFSSIEYKNPNISFSDTSDRYVLEVARSGIINGYGDGRYGPYDKITREQMAMMYVKTLEKANVYIDRNVENVKFKDIYDISSWAMASVKISSKMGIIQGLGDGRIDPKGNSTREASLVVYTRIVDRYIGNIGDKEYGNPVYRALLIGNKNYQSGYESLEGSFNDLDRMESTLRKSRFGENSSTFESIVKEKDLTSKEMISSIEEHLSDVKEGDITYFYYSGHGGKDHLNRSSLVGVDRGFLSVDELEKALNKVPGQKVVILDACNSGGFIAKGDMLGAKNLDDFNEGVIEVFRSRLGYLNSNGYKVITASSSDESSYEIRYPDGWGGEFTRKFTDGAGYKSLLSDIDKDGEVTLSEIYSYTSLNVRESSVRVFPSNDQFVIASQGR from the coding sequence TTGAAGAAGAGCTTTATTGCGACGGTGGCTTCTCTAGTCCTTGGGCTTGTGATTTCCACAGGAGTGGTGGCCGCCGAGGAGCCAAGTTTCTGGGCATCAGACAGCATAGAGAGGCTGAAGGCCGAGGAAAAACTTGCGAGCACTATGTTTTCAGGCTATGGAGAAAACATAAACAGAAAAGACTTTGCTTACCTTATATACAATCTGTACGAAGAGCTGACAGGAGACAGCTTTTCAAGCATAGAGTATAAGAATCCGAACATAAGCTTTTCGGATACTTCAGACAGGTATGTGCTGGAAGTGGCAAGGTCTGGAATAATAAACGGCTATGGGGATGGAAGATACGGTCCGTACGACAAGATAACAAGAGAACAGATGGCCATGATGTATGTGAAGACGCTTGAGAAGGCAAATGTCTATATAGACAGAAACGTGGAAAATGTGAAGTTCAAGGACATATACGACATATCCAGCTGGGCCATGGCAAGCGTGAAGATAAGCAGCAAGATGGGCATAATACAGGGGCTAGGAGATGGAAGGATAGACCCTAAGGGAAACTCCACAAGAGAGGCTAGTCTTGTTGTGTACACGAGGATAGTGGACAGGTATATAGGGAATATAGGCGACAAGGAGTACGGAAACCCTGTATACAGGGCGCTTCTGATTGGAAATAAAAACTACCAGTCGGGATACGAGAGCCTCGAGGGGAGTTTCAACGACTTGGACAGAATGGAGTCCACTCTCAGAAAGTCGAGATTTGGAGAGAACAGCAGTACATTCGAGTCGATAGTAAAAGAAAAAGACCTTACCTCCAAGGAGATGATCTCATCTATAGAAGAGCATCTTAGCGATGTGAAAGAAGGAGACATAACTTACTTTTACTACTCAGGCCATGGAGGCAAGGACCATTTGAACAGATCTTCTCTAGTTGGAGTAGACAGGGGATTTCTTTCGGTAGACGAGCTTGAAAAGGCCCTGAACAAAGTTCCAGGCCAGAAGGTGGTTATACTTGATGCCTGCAACTCTGGGGGATTTATCGCCAAGGGAGATATGCTTGGGGCTAAAAATCTAGATGACTTCAATGAAGGTGTCATAGAGGTATTCAGAAGCAGACTCGGATACCTAAATAGCAACGGATACAAGGTTATAACAGCCTCGAGCTCAGATGAATCGTCCTACGAGATAAGGTATCCAGACGGATGGGGAGGAGAGTTCACAAGGAAGTTCACAGACGGGGCCGGATATAAATCGCTGCTGTCTGACATCGACAAAGATGGAGAAGTGACTCTTTCAGAGATATACAGTTATACCAGCTTAAATGTAAGGGAGAGCAGTGT